Proteins encoded in a region of the Oncorhynchus keta strain PuntledgeMale-10-30-2019 unplaced genomic scaffold, Oket_V2 Un_contig_21894_pilon_pilon, whole genome shotgun sequence genome:
- the LOC127921276 gene encoding transforming growth factor beta-1-induced transcript 1 protein-like — MLVQPPINLFELYHSFPISRSLLFTLSFSHPLSPYLPSSTVNKPRSPRTADPPPPAFSSSSVLGGGLSELDHLLQELNATQFNITDEILAQFPTTKKDERDKIKEFQGSKDKVTTPYPRYPYTPFIYPKAGIVN, encoded by the exons aTGTTGGTTCAGCCCCCCATTAATTTGTTTGAGTTATACCATTCTTTCCCcatctcccgctctctccttttcactctctctttctctcaccctctctcaccctatCTCCCCTCCAGCACAGTGAATAAGCCTCGCTCCCCCCGCACGGCCGACCCTCCTCCCCcggccttctcctcctcctctgtgttaGGAGGGGGTCTCAGCGAACTGGACCACCTTCTGCAGGAGCTCAACGCCACCCAGTTCAACATCACAG ATGAGATTCTGGCCCAGTTTCCCACCACTAAAAAGGATGAGAGGGACAAGATAAAAGAGTTCCAGGGGTCCAAGGACAAGGTCACAACACCCTACCCCAGGTATCCATATACACCCTTCATATACCCTAAAGCAGGGAtcgtcaactag